The following coding sequences lie in one Phyllopteryx taeniolatus isolate TA_2022b chromosome 4, UOR_Ptae_1.2, whole genome shotgun sequence genomic window:
- the LOC133477013 gene encoding type-2 ice-structuring protein-like: MLPLSLLLCAIVALATAQDRNHTRSLAAAGCPAGWSQHKNRCFFFDATLKTWVQAEARCQQIGGNLASVASDDEYAFIQTLTQNPTWLGGSDCQTAGAWFWMDGQQMKWRFWCPLKPDNLLPQCCMQMNVGGDKCWDDVPCSSTLPFVCARSLQGN, encoded by the exons ATGCTGCCCCTGTCTTTACTTTTGTGTGCCATTGTGGCGCTGGCAACAGCTCAGG ACCGCAACCACACTAGATCGCTGGCAGCAGCCGGTTGTCCAGCTGGCTGGAGCCAACACAAGAACCGCTGTTTCTTCTTTGATGCGACACTCAAGACCTGGGTTCAGGCCGAG GCGCGTTGCCAGCAAATCGGAGGGAACCTCGCATCTGTAGCGAGCGATGACGAATATGCATTCATTCAGACGCTGACTCAGAATCCCACGTGGCTCGGAGGCTCAGATTGTCAAACG GCCGGGGCCTGGTTTTGGATGGATGGTCAACAAATGAAGTGGAGATTCTGGTGTCCACTAAAACCAGACAACTTGCTGCCACAGTGCTGCATGCAGATGAATGTTGGCG GGGATAAATGCTGGGACGATGTGCCCTGTAGCTCCACCCTTCCGTTTGTGTGCGCGAGGTCTCTTCAGGGGAATTAA
- the LOC133477014 gene encoding type-2 ice-structuring protein-like yields MLPLSLLLCAIVALATAQNRNHTRLLAAAGCPAGWTQHKNSCFYFDATVLTWVQAEARCQHIGGNLASVVSDDEYAFIQTLTQNPTWLGGSDCQTPGAWFWIDGQQMKWRFWCPLKPDNLLSQCCMQMNAGGDTCWDDVPCSSTLPFVCERTLPRNPIRHLAREHVPGLIPQDDGLIRQDDELMLGAIV; encoded by the exons ATGCTGCCCCTGTCTTTACTTTTGTGTGCCATTGTGGCGCTGGCAACAGCTCAGA ACCGCAACCACACTAGATTGCTGGCAGCAGCCGGTTGTCCAGCTGGCTGGACCCAACACAAGAACAGCTGTTTCTACTTTGATGCGACAGTCTTGACCTGGGTTCAGGCCGAG GCGCGTTGCCAGCACATCGGAGGGAACCTCGCATCTGTAGTGAGCGATGACGAATATGCATTCATTCAGACGCTGACTCAGAATCCCACGTGGCTCGGAGGCTCAGATTGTCAAACG CCCGGGGCCTGGTTTTGGATCGATGGTCAACAAATGAAGTGGAGATTCTGGTGTCCACTAAAACCAGACAACTTGCTGTCACAGTGCTGCATGCAGATGAATGCTGGCG GGGATACATGCTGGGACGATGTGCCCTGTAGCTCCACCCTTCCGTTTGTGTGCGAGAGGACTCTTCCCAGGAATCCAA TACGTCATCTAGCAAGGGAGCACGTGCCTGGACTGATACCTCAGGATGACGGACTGATACGTCAGGATGACGAACTGATGCTGGGCGCCATTGTTTGA
- the LOC133477016 gene encoding type-2 ice-structuring protein-like isoform X3 gives MLTGGVVLCAIAALATAQADCPPAWTEYNKRCFYYDATVKTWVEAQAHCQLFGGNLASVHSDDENAFIRTLTQGTTWLGGSNCQTTGAWLWMDGTQMLFRFWCPLKPDNDLTQCCLQTNTGGGKRNG, from the exons ATGCTGACTGGGGGTGTAGTTTTGTGTGCCATTGCGGCACTGGCTACAGCTCAAG CAGATTGTCCACCTGCCTGGACCGAATACAACAAGCGGTGTTTCTACTACGATGCGACAGTCAAGACCTGGGTTGAGGCTCAG GCACATTGCCAGTTGTTCGGAGGGAACCTTGCATCTGTACACAGTGACGATGAAAATGCATTCATTCGGACGCTAACCCAGGGAACTACGTGGCTTGGAGGCTCAAATTGCCAAACG ACGGGAGCTTGGCTCTGGATGGACGGTACACAGATGCTGTTCAGATTTTGGTGTCCACTAAAACCAGACAATGACCTGACACAGTGCTGTCTACAGACGAACACTGGCG gaGGAAAACGCAACGGATGA
- the LOC133477016 gene encoding type-2 ice-structuring protein-like isoform X2 — MLTGGVVLCAIAALATAQDCPPAWTEYNKRCFYYDATVKTWVEAQAHCQLFGGNLASVHSDDENAFIRTLTQGTTWLGGSNCQTTGAWLWMDGTQMLFRFWCPLKPDNDLTQCCLQTNTGVNKCWDDVPCSAALPFVCARPL; from the exons ATGCTGACTGGGGGTGTAGTTTTGTGTGCCATTGCGGCACTGGCTACAGCTCAAG ATTGTCCACCTGCCTGGACCGAATACAACAAGCGGTGTTTCTACTACGATGCGACAGTCAAGACCTGGGTTGAGGCTCAG GCACATTGCCAGTTGTTCGGAGGGAACCTTGCATCTGTACACAGTGACGATGAAAATGCATTCATTCGGACGCTAACCCAGGGAACTACGTGGCTTGGAGGCTCAAATTGCCAAACG ACGGGAGCTTGGCTCTGGATGGACGGTACACAGATGCTGTTCAGATTTTGGTGTCCACTAAAACCAGACAATGACCTGACACAGTGCTGTCTACAGACGAACACTGGCG TAAACAAATGCTGGGATGATGTGCCCTGTAGCGCTGCCCTTCCGTTTGTGTGTGCAAGGCCTCTTTAG
- the LOC133477016 gene encoding type-2 ice-structuring protein-like isoform X1 — MLTGGVVLCAIAALATAQADCPPAWTEYNKRCFYYDATVKTWVEAQAHCQLFGGNLASVHSDDENAFIRTLTQGTTWLGGSNCQTTGAWLWMDGTQMLFRFWCPLKPDNDLTQCCLQTNTGVNKCWDDVPCSAALPFVCARPL; from the exons ATGCTGACTGGGGGTGTAGTTTTGTGTGCCATTGCGGCACTGGCTACAGCTCAAG CAGATTGTCCACCTGCCTGGACCGAATACAACAAGCGGTGTTTCTACTACGATGCGACAGTCAAGACCTGGGTTGAGGCTCAG GCACATTGCCAGTTGTTCGGAGGGAACCTTGCATCTGTACACAGTGACGATGAAAATGCATTCATTCGGACGCTAACCCAGGGAACTACGTGGCTTGGAGGCTCAAATTGCCAAACG ACGGGAGCTTGGCTCTGGATGGACGGTACACAGATGCTGTTCAGATTTTGGTGTCCACTAAAACCAGACAATGACCTGACACAGTGCTGTCTACAGACGAACACTGGCG TAAACAAATGCTGGGATGATGTGCCCTGTAGCGCTGCCCTTCCGTTTGTGTGTGCAAGGCCTCTTTAG